Within the Cystobacter fuscus DSM 2262 genome, the region AGGCCATTTGCGACGGCCTCGAGGCCTCCGACCGCTTCGAGCTGTCCTGGGTGAACTGAGCCCGCCAGCGGCTCGAGTCACCACCCTGGTGACTGCTGTCACCAGGGAAGAAGGGGAAATCGGGACACCGTAGGAACCCTTCCCAGTAAATCCGGGCCCTTGCTCCTCGAGGGAGGCTGGCACGGCCATTGCTCAATACCCCACCGAAGGCCGAGGGGAACACGGCTCGTGTCCGTGTGCCCGACTGCCACCTCTGAATCCGTAGCGCTCCCCACTCCTGCTTCGAGGTCGTGATCATGCCCAACCAGGTCCGGTTCCCTCCGCCGCCTCCCGGCGCCTATCCCGCCCCCGCGCATCGGCCCCATGCCCCGGAGCCCAACGACTATCCCGGCGCGCTTCCCCCCAATCATTGGGCGAATGCGCCCCAGCCCGCGCACTACCCGCCCCCCGCGGCACCCATGCCCCCGCCCCGGGACAACTTCCATGGCCACCAGCCCGGCGCGGCGGCCCCCAAGCGCCCCGAGGTGATCCACACCAACAACTCGCCGGGAGAGCGCAAGGCGAAGATCGACGCGGGCGTGCAGCAGCTGCGCCACTACACCTCCCACGGCGGCAAGCTCTTCCACTCCACCTCCTCGAAGGCATGGGAGGGGCTGGGGAAGACAGGGGGCCTGGTTCCGCCCACGATGCTCAGGAACTACGGCGTCAAGCGCGTGACGGGCGAGGGCGACGTGAACGTCCCGGGAGAGAAGAGTTCCGTCTACTTCGGCCAGGGCTCCCTGGGGCTGGGCAGGGCCCTGGGCTACTTCGAGCTGAACCAGAAGTCGACCAACTTCAGCCCGCACCTGTACGGCGGCAAAGAGCTCCATGAGGAGCTGAGCAAGACTCGCCACATCGTCAAGAACTGGAACCTGCCACGAGGGGAAAGCTTCCGTAACAGCAACCTCACCGTGGACCTGAAGCAGGCCCAGAGCCGTCTGCGCCAACTGGAGACGGAGAAGGAACTGCGTGATGCGCTGCCCCACCGGGCGAGGAACACCCAGCCCTATCCGATGATGTTCGACCTCGTGATGGGGGATAGGGGCGAGAAGAAGGTGAATCTGGATCACCGCTTCAACGATGGGTCCGGAGAAGTGATGGTCGACCGGCCGGTCATGTTCAAGGATCACCTCAAACGGGTCTTCGTTCCGGTCAACAACATGGAGCATGCGAAGAAGCAACTCGACCAGATGCTCGGCCGCGGTCACTCGGTGGAGGTGATTCCCATGGAGTCGCTGATGCAGACCCTGCGCTACCAGCGGGACGAGGGGCGGGATCGCGAGAAGGCGAGCAAGGCGGCCACGTCGCTCCAGAACAAGGAAATGACGTTCAAGGGAATCACGCAAGCGGAATCCGCGATCGCGGGTCTTTACGACCAGGCCGCGGCCAGCCTGCCCCTCAAGGGGTACTACTGAGTCCCCAGCCCCCTTTTTCCCAGGAACCTCACAGCCATGACGATCATTCTGCGTGCAGTTCCCAAGGCGGGCGAGGACTACCCCCAGGGGATTGCCTCCGAAATCAGCATCACCGCCGACGGCCAGCTCCAGGTGAAGTGCGACGACGACGAAACCTATGAGTGGATGACCACCCTGCTGGCCGAGAGCCTCTTCGTCGAGGGCCTGGGCTTCCCCAAGCTCAAGCGCGGCGCGGATGGCAAGCTCTCCAAGGACCCCGCCATCCGCAGGTACAAGCTCGAGGGCTACGTGGACCTGGCCCAGCCTCCCCAGCAGGTGTTGCAGGCCATTTGCGACGGCCTCGAGGCCTCCGACCGCTTCGAGCTGTCCTGGGTGAACTGAGTTCGCCGGCGGCTGGAATCACCGCCCTGGTGACGGCTGTCACCAGGCCGGGCCTCCACCCCTCCGGGAAGGGATGGTACCCTCGCGCCTGATACCCCGCCGACGACGGGGCCCTCCTGTTTCGAGGTCATGACCATGCCGCCCCCCACCCGGTTCCCCCCGATTCCCGGCGTCAGGTACGTCCCCGCTCGCGAGGTGAGGCCCCAGCCCCTCGACATCCCCAGCTCCTCGATTCCCGGCGTCAGGTACGTCCCCGCTCGCGAGGTGAGGCCCCAGCCCCTCAATTCCTCGATTCCCGGCGTCAGGTACGTCCCCGCTCACGAGGTGAGTCCCCAGTCGCCCACCTCCCCATCGCCCCACGTCTCCCCGTCGCCCGCCTCCCCGTCGCCCCACGTCTCTCCGTCGCCCCACGACAACTTCCAGGAGGGACCGCTCCACGCCCACTCCGCGCCTCCCGTCCTGGTCGCCCCCAAGAGCACCGCGGCAACCCATACCAGCAACTCGCACCAGGTCCGCGGCGCGAAGATCGACATGGGCGTGGAGCAGTTGAGCGGCTTCACTCCCCACGACGGCAAGCTCTTCCACTCCACCTCCTCGAAGGCGTGGGAGGGGCTGGGGAAGGCAGGGGGTCTGGTTCCGGCCACGATGCTCAAGGACTACGACATCGAGCGCGTGACGGGCGAGGGCGACATCTTCGTCCCCAAGGAGAAGGGGGGAATCCACTGCGGCCAGGGGGACCTGGGACTGGGCAGGGCCATGGCGTACTTCGAGCTGACCCAGGACTCGTCCCATTTCAGCCCGCACCTCCACACCAACCAACAGCTTCACGCGGAGATCAAACAGGCTCGCCACATCATCAGGAACTGGGACATCAACGGAAGCTTCTACCATCAGGACAACAGCAGATCGACCCTGGGCCTGGAGCAGGTGAGCAACCGTCTGCGGCAACTGGAGACGGAGAAGGCCCTGCGTGACACGATGCCCCAGCGTCCGAGGAACACCGAGCCCTACCCGATGATGTTCGAGTTCGGCACGAGCAACGGCGCCAGGATGTTGCGGATGGATCGGATCTCTCCCCGTATTGGAGAAGTGGCCGTCAAGGAACCGGTCAAATTCGAGGAGAACCTCCATCGGGTCTTCGTTCCGGTCGACAACCTCGAACATGCGCGGGGGCAACTCCACCGGATGCTCGGCTCTCGTCATTCGGTGGACGTGATTCCCTACGAGTCCCTGCAGCAGACGCTGCATGACCAGCGGAACGAGGAGCGGGATCCCGACAAGGCGTACAGAGCCAGGGCGGCGCTCCACAACAAAGCCGGCACGTACAAGGCGATCTCCCGGAGTGAGGCCGAGATCGGGGAGCTTTACGACGAGGCCGCGGCCACGCTTCCCCTCAGGACTCCGAACTACTGATTTCCCCCTGCTCCGAGTAACATCGCGGGCATGACCCCCATTCTCCGCGCGATCCCCAAAGCGGGTGAGGACTACCCGGAAGGGCCTCCCATCGAAATCAGCATCAGTACCGATGGTCAGCTCCAGGTGAAGTGCGACGACGACGAAACCTACGAGTGGATGACCAACCTGCTGGCCGAGAGCCTCTTCGTCGAGGGCCTGGGCTTCCCCAAGCTCAAGCGCGGCGCGGATGGCAAGCTCGTCAAGGACCCCGCCATCCGCAGGTACAAGCTCGAGGGCTATGTGGACCTGGCCCAGCCCCCCCAGCAGGTGCTCCAGGCCATCTGGGACGGCCTCGAGGCCTCCACTCGCTTCGAGCTGTCCTGGGTGAGGTGAGGCAAGAGCAGCCCAGGCGCGACCGTCACATCCAGCCCGCGTCCACTCCATCACCGCGAGCAGGTGCGGGGCTCCGGGGGAGCCCCACCCCTGGCGCACGGGAGCGGATCGCACATGTCCTTGAAGCGATATGGAGTCTTGAAGGGAATGGCCGTGGGACGCCGCCTCGGAGCGGGTCCCAGCCCGCATTACCAGGTGCACCTCGTCGACGAGCAGCGGGACTACCGCATCGCCATCAACGTCCGCTCGAAGCTCTTCCCCTCCGAGTTGGAATACTTCATCGACGAGCACTTCCAACATCCCCAGCTCGAGCGCCTGGGGGAGCTGCCCCTCGGCTTCACCCCGCTCGACAGCACCCCGGGCGGACTGGCGCTCGACTACATCCGCGGCAACCTCTTCGAGCCCTGGCGGATGCGGCCCCTGCCGCACGAGGTCCCCGGCCCGGACAATGACTTGAACGAGAAGCTCGACCACTTCTGCCAGCGCGCCATGGTGGAGGAGGAGGCGTTCCTCTACGCCTTCGGTGAGCGCTGGGGCCCCGAGAACAAACGGGACAAGTACTTTGGCTTCAGCCCTGGCAATGGCATCCACGACATCCACATGAACCAGGGCAACCACGCCGACTTCGCCGCCCAGGATGGGACCTGGCAGGATGGTGGGCTGCTCTTTCACTTCCCAGCACAACGGCAGTGGGTGGCCGTCTTCCTCAAGTTCCAGTCGCAGGCGTGGCACACCGACGACCGGACGGGCCATGCGCTCACCGCGGCTCCCACCGAGCCGGCCGTGGAGACCGGCACGGGCTCCGGGCCCGCCCCCGCTCCCGAGCCCACCGCCGAGCAGCCAGATGGGCTGGTGCGCATCGTCGCGGCCCTCGTCAACGACACCCGCTCGCCCGAGCGGGAAACCGTGACGCTCCTCAACGCCTCCGCGCACCCCCTCTCCCTCGAGGGCTGGGCGCTCGCCGACGCGCACAAGCGCAAGCATCCGCTCGACGGGGAACTCGCCCCGGGCGAAACCCGGGTGGTGCGGGTGGGCAAGCCGATGGAGCTGTCCAACCAGGGCGGCCTCATCACCCTGCTGAACGAGCGGGGGTTGAAGGTCCACGGCGTCTCGTACTCGCGCGAGCAGGCCCGCCGGCCGGGTTGGTCCCTCGTCTTCTGAATCCGGGAGCACGCCATGCGGAGCAAGCAACGAGCAGGTCCCCTCTCCGTCCACGCCACCGCGGGCACGCACGTGGTGCTGCTCGGCATCAACCTGCGGGAGCGCAACCTCGCGAGGCTCCTGGGCTTCGCCATCGAGCGGAC harbors:
- a CDS encoding DUF2278 family protein, with amino-acid sequence MSLKRYGVLKGMAVGRRLGAGPSPHYQVHLVDEQRDYRIAINVRSKLFPSELEYFIDEHFQHPQLERLGELPLGFTPLDSTPGGLALDYIRGNLFEPWRMRPLPHEVPGPDNDLNEKLDHFCQRAMVEEEAFLYAFGERWGPENKRDKYFGFSPGNGIHDIHMNQGNHADFAAQDGTWQDGGLLFHFPAQRQWVAVFLKFQSQAWHTDDRTGHALTAAPTEPAVETGTGSGPAPAPEPTAEQPDGLVRIVAALVNDTRSPERETVTLLNASAHPLSLEGWALADAHKRKHPLDGELAPGETRVVRVGKPMELSNQGGLITLLNERGLKVHGVSYSREQARRPGWSLVF